The following are from one region of the Haloactinomyces albus genome:
- a CDS encoding cation diffusion facilitator family transporter, whose protein sequence is MGHGHGHGGPGETATSASGHYIRRLAVSLVILLAFFVLEAVVGFLTSSLALLSDAGHMLTDVLGVGMALAAITAARRPAAGKSTFGLYRIEVLAALANAVLLTGVAGYIVYEAVGRFRNPPEVAGVPMMATAAAGLVANLAVFVLLRGGAGESLNVRGAYLEVLADAVGSVGVLLGGVLTWAFGWYLADPVVAIAVGLFVLPRTFKLARQALRILVQQAPEGMDVHELRAELTDLPAVTDVHDLHVWTLTSGMEVASAHLTTRSDADHGDVLVAAQRLLSERYRIDHATLQVEPTESAGRCHNLTW, encoded by the coding sequence GTGGGCCACGGTCACGGCCACGGCGGGCCCGGGGAGACAGCCACGAGCGCGTCGGGGCACTACATTCGGCGGCTTGCCGTGTCCCTGGTGATCCTGCTGGCGTTCTTCGTGCTCGAAGCCGTTGTGGGTTTCCTGACCTCCTCGCTGGCGCTGTTGTCCGATGCGGGACACATGCTCACCGACGTCCTCGGTGTCGGGATGGCACTCGCGGCCATCACGGCCGCACGGCGCCCTGCCGCGGGCAAAAGCACCTTCGGCCTCTACCGGATCGAGGTGCTGGCGGCCCTGGCCAACGCCGTACTGCTGACCGGGGTCGCCGGATACATCGTGTACGAGGCGGTCGGGCGCTTCCGGAACCCGCCCGAAGTCGCCGGTGTGCCGATGATGGCGACCGCGGCGGCGGGGCTGGTGGCGAACCTGGCGGTGTTCGTCCTGCTGCGCGGGGGAGCAGGTGAGAGCCTGAACGTGCGCGGCGCCTACCTGGAAGTGCTCGCCGATGCGGTGGGTTCGGTCGGTGTGCTCCTCGGTGGTGTGCTGACCTGGGCGTTCGGCTGGTATCTCGCCGACCCCGTCGTGGCCATCGCCGTGGGGCTGTTCGTGCTCCCGCGTACCTTCAAACTGGCCAGGCAGGCACTGCGCATTCTGGTGCAGCAAGCTCCGGAGGGGATGGATGTCCACGAGCTCCGCGCGGAACTGACCGACCTGCCCGCGGTGACCGACGTGCACGACCTGCATGTGTGGACGCTGACCTCCGGCATGGAGGTGGCCTCCGCGCATCTGACCACCAGATCCGATGCCGACCACGGCGACGTGCTGGTTGCTGCCCAACGCCTGCTGTCCGAGCGCTATCGCATCGACCACGCCACGCTGCAGGTCGAGCCCACGGAGAGCGCGGGCCGCTGTCACAATCTCACCTGGTGA
- a CDS encoding class I SAM-dependent methyltransferase: MSTPQPSAPRQFWEERYRADERIWSGDPNPLLVREISALEPGNALDLGCGEGGDVLWLASHGWRVTGVDISATALGRAATHAAEAGLAEQTAFEQHELGMTFPEGSFDLVSAQFLQSPVALDQDGVLKRAAEAVAPGGTLLVVMHAGWPSWMEEHEYPFDAVFPTLQGLLAMLALQNTWRVGTLEAVERPSPSPDGKPGTRVDNVWRLARTT; encoded by the coding sequence ATGTCGACACCACAGCCCAGTGCCCCGAGGCAGTTCTGGGAAGAGCGCTACCGCGCCGACGAACGCATCTGGAGCGGGGACCCGAACCCACTGCTCGTGCGTGAGATCAGCGCCCTGGAGCCAGGCAATGCTCTGGACCTGGGCTGTGGTGAGGGTGGTGACGTCCTATGGCTGGCCTCGCACGGATGGCGGGTGACCGGCGTGGACATCTCCGCCACAGCGCTGGGGCGGGCGGCGACCCATGCTGCGGAGGCTGGTCTCGCTGAGCAGACGGCGTTCGAGCAGCACGAACTCGGAATGACCTTCCCCGAGGGAAGCTTCGATCTGGTCAGCGCTCAGTTCCTTCAGTCACCTGTCGCACTGGACCAGGACGGCGTGCTCAAACGGGCCGCCGAAGCGGTCGCGCCGGGTGGCACCCTCCTCGTCGTCATGCACGCTGGATGGCCCTCCTGGATGGAGGAACACGAGTACCCGTTCGATGCCGTCTTCCCCACGCTCCAGGGCTTGCTTGCGATGCTTGCGCTGCAGAACACCTGGCGGGTGGGGACTCTGGAGGCTGTGGAACGACCCTCGCCATCGCCCGACGGCAAGCCCGGCACACGGGTGGACAACGTGTGGCGACTGGCCCGTACCACCTGA
- a CDS encoding S1 family peptidase: MSRKRTMRLTGAVLLATGTITALATPSMANPQADESKSPEPLAATEMSEAMQRDLDLTAEQARTRLAQESKARKVEDTLRKSLGSSFGGAFFDADRGKLVVGTTDASEKSAVRSAGAVPKVVANSTKELNATKAELDRMETSAPDSVTGWYVDTRSNSVVVTLDTTKRSAEANKFLARARSAGDSVRVEKVSKSPRTLANLIGGDAYYMGSGGRCSVGFPLRSGGMVTAGHCGDVGTSASGHNREHMGYFQGSSFPGNDYAWVSANSNWTSKPWVNMYDGYARAVAGSQEAPVGSSVCRSGSTTGWHCGVIEAKNQTVRYSQGSVYGLTRTDVCAEPGDSGGSFISGNQAQGMTSGGSGNCTYGGTTYFQPVNEVLNRYGLQLATN, translated from the coding sequence ATGAGCCGGAAACGAACGATGCGATTAACCGGTGCGGTTCTGCTCGCCACCGGAACGATCACGGCATTGGCCACGCCGTCGATGGCGAATCCCCAGGCCGACGAATCGAAATCCCCCGAACCGCTTGCCGCCACCGAGATGTCCGAGGCGATGCAGCGGGATCTGGACCTGACCGCCGAACAGGCTCGCACCCGACTGGCCCAGGAAAGCAAGGCCAGAAAAGTCGAGGACACATTACGGAAGTCCTTGGGCAGCTCGTTCGGCGGGGCATTCTTCGATGCCGATCGCGGCAAACTCGTCGTCGGCACGACCGATGCCTCGGAGAAATCGGCTGTCCGCTCCGCCGGAGCGGTCCCCAAGGTGGTGGCCAACAGTACGAAGGAACTGAATGCCACCAAGGCCGAACTGGACCGGATGGAGACATCGGCTCCCGACAGCGTCACCGGCTGGTACGTGGACACCCGGTCGAACAGCGTCGTGGTGACCCTCGACACGACGAAGCGCAGCGCCGAAGCCAACAAGTTCCTGGCGCGAGCCCGTTCCGCCGGTGACTCGGTACGTGTCGAGAAGGTCAGCAAGTCCCCACGTACCCTGGCCAATCTCATCGGCGGCGATGCCTACTACATGGGCAGCGGCGGGCGCTGCTCGGTCGGCTTCCCGCTCCGCAGCGGAGGCATGGTCACTGCGGGGCACTGCGGCGACGTAGGCACCTCCGCATCCGGCCACAACCGGGAGCACATGGGTTACTTCCAGGGATCGTCGTTCCCCGGCAACGACTACGCCTGGGTCTCGGCCAACTCCAACTGGACCTCGAAGCCGTGGGTGAACATGTACGACGGCTACGCCCGTGCCGTGGCCGGATCCCAGGAGGCGCCGGTCGGTTCCTCGGTCTGCCGATCGGGCTCCACCACCGGCTGGCACTGCGGTGTCATCGAGGCCAAGAACCAGACCGTGCGGTATTCCCAGGGATCCGTCTACGGTCTGACCCGCACCGATGTCTGCGCCGAGCCCGGTGACTCCGGTGGTTCGTTCATCAGCGGTAACCAGGCGCAGGGCATGACCTCGGGTGGCTCGGGTAACTGCACCTACGGCGGGACGACGTACTTCCAGCCGGTCAACGAGGTCCTGAACCGCTACGGCCTGCAACTGGCCACCAACTGA
- a CDS encoding patatin-like phospholipase family protein, with amino-acid sequence MRTAWVLPGGSTFGAIQAGLVTALFEAGIEPEMVLGTSAGSLNAAWLAGDPSSRGAEKLRELWNSMRRRDVFPIQPVRILAGKLGLSNSLMSSHGLARWVHRTLPYRRIEHARIPLTITATDINSGDGVYFEHGPVLPALIASCSIPGMFPPVRIDDRWLVDGGPAAFMPISRAVEQGADRVYVLPCGGTEPFEPVEPERGVGSIATLPPPKKPPKSISGLNGDALGAAMASAARLDMQLNSTRCELHVLPAPSIHGLSPYSFAHSGALIEEAWRAARRWLPTATPVPPGPVDIGGNPVVATEAGVDGRGAEAADLTTR; translated from the coding sequence ATGCGGACGGCGTGGGTGTTGCCGGGCGGATCCACCTTCGGAGCGATTCAGGCCGGGCTGGTGACGGCGCTGTTCGAGGCCGGTATCGAGCCGGAGATGGTCCTCGGTACCTCGGCCGGTTCCCTCAACGCTGCCTGGCTGGCAGGCGATCCCTCCAGCCGGGGCGCCGAGAAGCTCCGGGAGCTGTGGAACTCGATGCGGCGCCGTGACGTGTTTCCCATTCAGCCCGTACGCATTCTCGCGGGCAAACTCGGTCTGTCCAACAGCTTGATGAGCAGCCACGGGCTGGCTCGCTGGGTGCATCGCACCCTGCCGTACCGGCGGATCGAGCACGCGCGGATCCCGCTGACCATCACCGCCACGGACATCAACAGCGGTGACGGCGTGTATTTCGAGCACGGTCCGGTGCTGCCCGCGCTGATCGCCTCGTGCTCGATTCCGGGCATGTTTCCTCCGGTCCGGATCGATGATCGGTGGCTTGTGGACGGTGGGCCTGCCGCTTTCATGCCGATCAGCCGTGCGGTGGAACAGGGCGCCGACCGGGTTTACGTGCTGCCTTGCGGGGGGACCGAACCATTCGAACCCGTCGAGCCCGAGCGCGGTGTCGGTTCGATCGCGACACTGCCGCCACCGAAGAAACCTCCGAAGTCGATCAGCGGTCTCAACGGTGATGCGCTGGGCGCGGCCATGGCCTCCGCCGCCCGGCTCGACATGCAGCTCAACTCCACGCGGTGTGAGCTCCACGTGCTTCCCGCTCCATCGATCCACGGGCTCTCGCCGTACTCCTTCGCGCATTCCGGTGCCCTCATCGAGGAGGCGTGGCGGGCCGCCCGGAGGTGGTTGCCGACGGCCACCCCCGTACCGCCGGGGCCGGTGGACATCGGCGGAAATCCGGTGGTCGCGACCGAAGCCGGTGTCGACGGCCGCGGGGCGGAAGCCGCCGATCTCACGACGCGCTGA
- the arfB gene encoding alternative ribosome rescue aminoacyl-tRNA hydrolase ArfB, which yields MRHPGDVTEDLRITRRLFIPSAELSERFSRSSGPGGQGVNTTDSRVELSFDLGNSPSLTEQARQRALARLHHRLSDGVLTVAASRHRSQLANRRDARERLAAVLAEAVAQPPPTRRPTKPSKGVQRRRLEHKKRRGEIKRQRRRGDPGES from the coding sequence ATGCGGCATCCTGGGGACGTGACCGAGGACTTGCGCATTACGCGGCGGCTGTTCATACCGTCGGCGGAACTGAGCGAGCGTTTCTCGCGTTCGTCCGGTCCTGGCGGGCAGGGCGTCAACACCACCGATTCGCGGGTGGAACTGTCGTTCGACCTCGGAAACTCGCCGTCACTGACCGAGCAGGCTCGGCAGCGCGCGCTGGCCCGGCTGCACCATCGGCTCAGCGATGGTGTGCTCACCGTCGCCGCGTCCCGGCATCGCAGTCAGCTGGCCAACCGCAGGGATGCGCGCGAGCGCCTGGCCGCAGTACTGGCCGAGGCCGTCGCGCAGCCACCGCCCACCCGTCGCCCCACCAAACCGAGCAAAGGGGTCCAGCGGCGCCGTCTCGAGCACAAGAAGCGCCGGGGTGAGATCAAACGGCAGCGGCGCCGGGGCGATCCCGGGGAAAGCTGA
- a CDS encoding GntR family transcriptional regulator: MLRLDSAEPGPLHERIAAAVRRAVCDGELEPGTRLPTARELASQFDVNINTVLRAYRQLSAEELVELRRGRGAIVRGDADRARLYSLADELLAEAARLGISRGELAALLASRS; encoded by the coding sequence ATGCTGCGCCTCGATTCGGCCGAACCCGGCCCACTGCACGAGCGGATCGCCGCTGCAGTACGCCGTGCCGTCTGCGACGGGGAGCTCGAACCAGGGACCCGGCTGCCCACCGCGCGAGAGCTGGCGAGCCAGTTCGACGTCAACATCAACACGGTTCTCCGTGCCTACCGACAGTTGTCCGCCGAAGAGCTCGTCGAGCTACGGCGCGGACGCGGGGCCATCGTGCGCGGGGATGCCGACCGCGCACGCCTCTACAGCCTCGCGGACGAGTTGCTTGCCGAGGCCGCCCGGCTCGGGATCAGCAGGGGAGAGCTCGCCGCACTACTGGCGAGTCGCTCCTGA